In one window of Polynucleobacter sp. AM-7D1 DNA:
- a CDS encoding GIY-YIG nuclease family protein: MTWLVYLLECADGSYYAGITNRLEHRLAAHNSGEGARYTRARRPVVLLATQEHPDRSEASKAEARLKKLPRSEKLGFFKT; encoded by the coding sequence TTGACCTGGCTTGTTTACCTCCTAGAGTGTGCTGATGGCAGCTATTACGCCGGGATTACCAACCGCCTAGAACATCGCTTGGCAGCCCACAATTCAGGGGAAGGCGCTCGTTATACAAGAGCCCGTAGACCAGTCGTCCTTTTGGCCACGCAAGAGCACCCAGATCGATCTGAAGCCTCTAAGGCCGAGGCTAGATTAAAGAAGTTGCCTAGATCAGAAAAATTAGGTTTCTTTAAAACCTAA